In Vitis vinifera cultivar Pinot Noir 40024 chromosome 4, ASM3070453v1, the genomic window TAAACAAATTCCCTCGCTCTCaccctcatggctttaaaatgcttgtgtgaagagaagaaaagacCATACATTTATAGCATTAggaactttttcttttcaatgtgGAATATCAAAGATACAAAGGAGGAAGTCAACCAAAAGTACCTGAATGTAAACATCAAACAAACGCCTTCCAAGGCCTTTCCATGACACAGAGTCCTCCATGGCTATCTCTGCAAAGTGGAGCTCAACCCTATATTTCCCATTCTTCAAACCCAGGCCATAGTACCTCAATGAGCTTGGTGAAACCCTTGCTGTCTTATACAGTTCAGACTCAAGAGTTCCCCTGATTTGAGAATCTGTCTTTGCTATATATTGAGGTCCATTTGGGTTGGAAATGAAGCTTCCAGTGTTGCTTACTGCCCATTGATAATCAGGGCTTGTGTACAATGAGGCAGCTCCTAGTatttcagagtcatcatcaaaTTTGACCCCAGATGCAGACCTTTGTTCAGTGCCTCCACATTTGATAGAAAATGAagctgcaaaaaaaaaaaaaaatgtaagttaGTCGACCCAAATCCATctcaattctaaaaaatgaatcattttttatGCTAAAAAAATCAAGAGGCAGCACTTACAGGATGGAATTTTGTTTGTACACTTCATATTTCCTTGGAGGCAATGCAACATCCCTGAAGCCTTCCTGTATCCATCAGCATTAAAGCAATAAAGAAATTACAGAAACAAGCTCAGAAATCATCAGACAGATCAATAAGTCCTTAGGATTAGACTACAAATatcaagggaaaagaaaatattacaaaCCACTAAAACCAATGAAATGCAGCAGATTATGACATAAAGCCATGGATTCTACTGTTGCATTGAGGTTTTAAATAATGAGTTAACAGAATTGCAACCGAAACTTTACCTGTCTTGTAAACTGTTTGCATTGATGGAAGTTCCAAGAACATTcctgaggaaaaaaaaaatgtagtcaTTCCCAGTTCTATGATGGTGCCAAAAGAACTTACCATCAAGGTGGTCAGCTTATAAAATTTTCTAGTGTCATGTTCACCAGACTAATAACACCTGACCAAATTTCTGTATTGCGTCAATAACCTTATAAGAGGAATAAGAGAAGGTTAACTTACATCGATAATCCTACTTTGGCGATATTTAGTGGTAAATTCCCAGAAAGAGGATTGAAGGAGACATCCCTACATCAAAATTGAAAGTGAAAGAATTCAAACTTCAACTGGTTGTAGACATGCCTATCAGATTTGGCCAAATAATGAGTTTACTTGCATTTCAGGTTTTAGGTGTCACTTACAGTGCTATGAGCTCTTGACTAATGATATTTGCAGGCAGCTCTCCATTCAAGTTATTGTTCCCAAGATACCTGagataaattaaataatcagTTCTGTTTCTCtatgaagaaaatcaaatacCATAATGATAAAATATCCACAAGAATGAAAGGATTCAACATTTAGTCCTCCGTTTGGTATTACTTATGGcatgataataatattgcaaaaataaaaaataaaaaataaaaaagtaaaagttGGATAACTTACAAATATTCTAATGAGACAAAATCTTGGAATGATTTTAGTATTTCTCCTGTCAATTTGTTGAAGCTCAAGTCCCTACCACAATGAAAAAAGTAGTCAATTCATGGGGGAGTCCTGTAAATTTGTGTGTCAAGGTGACTTACAGATATTTCAACTTAGTGAAGGTGCTAAGCTGGTCTGGAATTCGGCCAGACACCCGACAGTTCCTCAAAGATCTTCAAAACGAAATGGGTTATGGCATTAGTCCTAGATCAAAAAATAAGACTGCAAGAAAGAGAAGATAGCTTAAGACAAATGAAGCCTTACAGTATGGACAAGCTTGTTTGGCTTCCCAAGAAATCAAGAGAAGAATCTTGCCCTCTCAGATCACCAATTCTCCTTTGTAAGAGGACATAAAGAGACCAGAAACTTTGGTTAACAAACAAGatccataaaaacaaaaaacaaatttcttgCTATGAATGAATTCAGAGAatgtataaatgaaaaattgaatacCAGCTTGATTTAAGTGTTGAGAACTTGAGAGAATTCTTCTACTCAAGAGATGGAAAAGAAGAGTACCGACCTTTTTTCCTCCAAACACATGACTTTTACAGTAACAATTAAAACATACATTGTGATGCAAGAGTATATTCTCCAAATTGAGAGGCCTTACAGGTCCTCCAGTTTGGTTAGAGCTCCAAAACTGCTTGGTATAGGGCCTTCAAGCAATGTCCCCTCAACTCGCCTGCGAATGATATGACACACACGAATCAACAGAAATATTGGAAGTACCATAACCAAATCATAAAACCTCTGAAATTCGAGCATACAGGTCTCTGAGTTCTATTAAAGTTCCGATGAATTCTGGTAGCTTTCCAGTGAAGAGATTATCAGATGCCCAGCTGAAATGGTGTAAGAAAAACGAAAATGAAATGTTGCCAATGTGCATAATCAAATACTGGTATATTTTGCAAGTCAGAAAATACTGATTTGTAGAGAAGAAATCAATGAGTACAGAATCTGAAGAGATTTCAAGCCTGCAAACTCTTGTGGAATTGGTCCACTCACTCCACTGCTATCAATGTACCTGAAAGAAGTTTAAAATCCTTCAAGATTAAAACCCTTTTGAACCGAAACTCAAACCAATTTTATCCATCTATCGAATTCTTCAAAAGTTGGTCATTGGGGTTtcaaaagatttctctaagttAAACAGACTGATCATTCTACGATCAGGAGGATGTCACGAAAAAGATCACCTTAATGCAATTTTCATCAATGAGAAAGAACCCCTAAAGAGAAACACATGAAGTTTCAACCTAAAATCGGACAACTTACAGCTGCTGTAAGGATGTCAAATTTCCAAGCTCCTTAGGTAATGGTCCAAAAAAATTATTCGAGCCAAAACTTCTGCAACACAGAAGGAACTTAAGAGATCAACACTAGTACCATAAATGGagtggaaaaaatatataataaaaaaattaaatagatgaATGAAATTTGAAGTTGGGTGATTACAATGAAACCAACTTGGTGAGATTTCCCAGCTCAGAAGGAACCCTCCCTGTCAGGTTGTTTATGCCAAGACTACTGTTGTTCAACTCATCAACATAAAGAAACAAGTATGAATATGTGATCATACCATaaatcaaggaaaaaagaatTGCAGAATGACATTCTAGGTAGTTTGGTAGTTACAGATATTGCAAATTTGATAACTGTCCAATTTCAGCTGGGATGGGGCCACTTAATACATTCTGACCAAGATTCCTGCaccatgattttgaagatgaGAAAAACAATCAAAGTAGAGCTAGGGAAAAGTTAAAGGCTCAGGAGCTTGATGTCTCTCACAAGTCCACCAGTTTCTTTAGCACGAATAATTCTGGAGGAATTTCACCAGAAATGTCCAGAGCATATATCTTCCTGAATCATGTGAAAGTCAGAAAACATTCTTAGTATACTTTAAACATTATATCAGAGAAATGATGGTAATGAACTGAACTAACAGGTGGGTAATGTGGCAGGTGTTGCTTGTGCAGTCACAGGCGACTCGGGGATTTGCATCTTTACTAGCCCATGTTGCATTCTGGGTGCAGGGATCAATACTGGAATTCAAGCTCCTCAAATTCCAGTAATCTATCAGCTTGTTGAGAGCCGCCACTGCAcagcaagaaaatagaaacattgAAGAAGTAAACAGAACATGTAAAACCAAAGAGACAGAAAAGAGAGAAACCTTCATCACGGTCAGTGGTCGTCTGTGCAGCAACAAGCTCAATAATacaaagaacaaagaaagacaCGGTTAAGACCCCCATCACTGAGCAGCAGAACAGAGAGATAGAGGGGAGGAGAGTGAGAATTAGAGCGAGAATCTTGAAGATGAAGGGAGAATAGACAAGGCCGGCtgttatatattgaaaatgatcAGATACAGATTCCAATcctgtaaaaaacaagaaaacaaagccatgaatttagatttttctatttttaatattatttttattttacaggGTTATGCCTGTTCTAGtctataaatcatttttatactGAGTCTTCATTGACTCTGCAGTTCATACCATATGTGAAAATGGTGACCAACCAAACAGTGGTATGCAGATGCCTTAGCTTGCTGTCTGTTTCTTGACCAAACTGTTGTAGTTTCACTTTTGAAGTCTCCGTGACAGTAACAGAAACAACCACAATTTTTAAAGTCTCAATGAGAGTAAATACTAAAAACCATCCACAGCCACCTTGAATCAGATCAAATCATTATAGGACTAAGCAAGTTCCTGGGCAAACTGTTGTAGTTTCACTTTTGAAGTCTCTGAGACGGTAACAGAAACAACCACAATTTTTAAAGTCTCAATGAGAGTAAATACTAAAAACCATCCATAGCCACCTTGGACCGGGTCAAATCATTATAGGACTAAACAAATATGCTAATTTCTGATTGTCTGCAAGTTGGTGCCCTTTGATCCCGGGAAACATGACTGGATTACAATACTCGTagtatccaaaaataaaagacaaaagaCAAAAACCCTTGAACTCTGCCCAATATCATAAT contains:
- the LOC100249164 gene encoding probable LRR receptor-like serine/threonine-protein kinase At1g56130, with the protein product MGVLTVSFFVLCIIELVAAQTTTDRDEVAALNKLIDYWNLRSLNSSIDPCTQNATWASKDANPRVACDCTSNTCHITHLKIYALDISGEIPPELFVLKKLVDLNLGQNVLSGPIPAEIGQLSNLQYLSLGINNLTGRVPSELGNLTKLVSLSFGSNNFFGPLPKELGNLTSLQQLYIDSSGVSGPIPQEFAGLKSLQILWASDNLFTGKLPEFIGTLIELRDLRVEGTLLEGPIPSSFGALTKLEDLRIGDLRGQDSSLDFLGSQTSLSILSLRNCRVSGRIPDQLSTFTKLKYLDLSFNKLTGEILKSFQDFVSLEYLYLGNNNLNGELPANIISQELIALDVSFNPLSGNLPLNIAKVGLSMNVLGTSINANSLQDRKASGMLHCLQGNMKCTNKIPSSSFSIKCGGTEQRSASGVKFDDDSEILGAASLYTSPDYQWAVSNTGSFISNPNGPQYIAKTDSQIRGTLESELYKTARVSPSSLRYYGLGLKNGKYRVELHFAEIAMEDSVSWKGLGRRLFDVYIQGERVLEGFNIQREAGGSKRALVKTLEANVTNTIMEIHFLWAGRGTCCIPFQSTYGPLVSAIHAYQVSDETSSSSESNKKRIGKVVGIVVGCAGGVVIISSIFYLWWKKEASGHTRVQTESPRK